The following proteins come from a genomic window of Melioribacteraceae bacterium 4301-Me:
- a CDS encoding site-specific DNA-methyltransferase: protein MMGEKRSSRNKTIVLTSKEKVLYSQRLITLQTKAKLSQIINKTINQDLFTALGYLPESFVDLLFIDPPYNLNKSFNSTSFKEMPTKDYVEWIDSWLSKLVRTLKKTASIYICGDYRSSAAIQQVGEKYFKVQNRIVWEREKGRGAKKNWKNNTEDIWFFTVSDDYVFNIDAVKIKKKVIAPYRINGLPKDWEESKNGNYRLTHPSNIWTDITVPFWSMPENTEHPAQKPEKLLAKIILASTNENDVVLDPFLGSGTTSVVAKKLNRKYVGIELDKTYACLAEKRLFLAESNKTIQGYFDGVFWERNTLQDQARINLTQK, encoded by the coding sequence ATGATGGGAGAAAAACGTTCGTCGAGGAACAAGACTATTGTTTTAACAAGTAAAGAAAAAGTTTTGTACTCACAAAGATTAATAACTTTGCAAACGAAAGCCAAGCTATCTCAAATTATAAATAAAACAATAAATCAAGATTTATTCACGGCTTTAGGTTACCTTCCCGAATCTTTTGTAGATTTATTATTTATTGACCCCCCATACAATTTGAACAAATCTTTTAACTCAACTTCATTTAAGGAGATGCCGACAAAAGATTATGTTGAGTGGATTGATTCATGGCTTTCAAAGTTAGTTAGGACGCTAAAGAAGACGGCTTCGATTTATATTTGCGGTGATTATCGTTCTTCAGCAGCTATTCAACAAGTAGGTGAAAAGTATTTTAAAGTGCAAAACAGGATAGTTTGGGAAAGAGAAAAAGGGCGTGGTGCCAAAAAAAATTGGAAGAACAACACAGAAGATATATGGTTTTTTACAGTAAGTGATGATTACGTATTTAATATAGATGCGGTCAAGATTAAAAAGAAAGTGATTGCTCCTTATCGAATTAATGGTTTGCCAAAAGACTGGGAAGAATCCAAAAATGGAAATTATCGTTTAACTCATCCTTCAAATATATGGACTGATATAACAGTTCCATTCTGGTCTATGCCAGAGAATACAGAGCATCCAGCACAAAAACCAGAAAAACTATTAGCGAAAATCATATTAGCATCTACAAACGAAAACGATGTTGTTTTAGACCCTTTCCTTGGTTCGGGTACAACATCTGTCGTTGCAAAAAAACTTAACAGGAAATATGTGGGCATAGAATTAGACAAAACCTATGCGTGCTTAGCTGAAAAAAGATTATTCTTAGCAGAATCAAATAAAACGATACAAGGCTACTTTGATGGCGTATTTTGGGAAAGAAATACATTGCAAGATCAAGCAAGAATAAATTTAACCCAGAAATGA
- a CDS encoding TrkA family potassium uptake protein → MNKKFAVIGLGDFGVSIAISLAEKGAEVIAIDRNMDIIEDIKDKVTYAIKMDSTEERALRSVGVDKMDAVIISIGTNFEDTILTSVLLLQMGVKKVVARASSKIQEKILNKLGVHHVITPEFEIANKVANTLLSDDILDYIPIGEEYNILQIKTPKAFVGKSLQEINLRIRFNLNLITIKRSYTIKDEATGEEIVKQRIYGVPTSTTVLEANDVLVLFGKEKDIKKIIE, encoded by the coding sequence ATGAACAAGAAATTTGCAGTAATTGGACTTGGAGATTTCGGCGTAAGTATTGCAATTTCCTTAGCTGAAAAAGGAGCCGAGGTAATTGCAATCGACCGCAATATGGATATAATAGAAGATATAAAAGATAAAGTAACTTATGCCATTAAGATGGACTCAACAGAGGAACGTGCACTGCGCTCTGTTGGAGTAGATAAAATGGATGCTGTTATTATTTCAATCGGTACAAATTTTGAAGATACAATTCTAACTTCAGTTCTTTTACTTCAAATGGGTGTGAAAAAAGTGGTTGCCCGCGCTTCTTCTAAAATTCAAGAGAAAATATTAAATAAACTTGGTGTTCATCATGTTATTACACCTGAATTTGAAATTGCTAATAAAGTAGCAAATACTTTGCTTAGCGATGATATTCTTGATTATATACCTATCGGGGAAGAATACAATATTCTGCAAATTAAAACACCCAAGGCATTTGTAGGGAAGTCGCTGCAAGAAATTAATCTTAGAATAAGATTTAATCTTAACTTAATAACAATAAAAAGAAGCTATACCATTAAAGATGAAGCTACTGGCGAAGAAATTGTTAAACAAAGAATTTACGGAGTCCCAACATCCACTACAGTATTGGAAGCTAATGATGTTCTAGTCCTATTCGGAAAAGAAAAAGATATTAAAAAAATTATTGAATGA
- a CDS encoding TrkH family potassium uptake protein, which produces MKSYSKTKVLRFLKVVVIISSLFGLLSIVLEYGFRISGKDVLVLHYISLVVIGVFILYQYVQFFLSDSKLEYLKSHIVESIISVLIVVELILSLFNLSLVEKIGRIFNLKNIAYLYIVFAQIFIVIGIIVGGLRYNRKILQSKINPSRLFILSFFFTIMVGTFLLMLPAATVKGSISFIDALFTSTSAVCVTGLITVDTATYFTKFGQVVIMLLFQIGGLGLMTFTTFFALFLAGGLGIKERIVLNDLLNEENLGAVTKILSYLLLITFTVEIIGAVILFLSSHKSFASTQDAVFTSLFHSISAFCNAGFSLFSLNLMDPIVKTNYVYTTTIAMLIIIGGIGFPTIMSILNFRKITERHRAINFNLPLQTRIVLMTTLLLIVFGTFITYILEYDNSLRGMNFFAQLHAAFFQSVTARTAGFNTINFGSVYVSTAIFYYFLMFVGASPGGTGGGIKTTTFAILIKGTYSILKNQKNVVIKNRSISNEIVIKALIKTGLSIFFITLGIFFLTMTEKANLADISFEAFSAFGTVGLSRGITFSLTGIGKFVIVMLMFIGRVGPISFLYTFMRKPEPVYYDLPGENISIL; this is translated from the coding sequence TTGAAGAGTTATTCAAAAACCAAAGTACTCAGATTTCTTAAGGTGGTTGTTATAATTTCAAGTTTGTTCGGTTTGTTATCTATTGTTTTAGAATACGGCTTTAGAATTAGTGGTAAAGATGTCTTGGTTTTACACTACATCTCTTTAGTTGTAATTGGTGTGTTTATTTTATATCAGTACGTTCAATTTTTTCTTTCCGACTCTAAGTTAGAGTACTTGAAGTCACATATTGTTGAATCTATTATTTCTGTTTTAATTGTTGTTGAATTAATACTATCGCTCTTCAATTTAAGTTTAGTAGAAAAAATAGGTAGGATATTTAATCTTAAAAATATAGCTTATTTGTACATTGTTTTTGCTCAAATCTTTATTGTTATTGGTATTATTGTTGGTGGTTTGCGCTACAACAGAAAAATTTTACAGTCAAAAATTAATCCTTCTCGACTTTTTATCTTAAGTTTTTTCTTTACAATTATGGTAGGAACATTTTTACTAATGCTACCAGCTGCAACTGTTAAAGGAAGCATTTCATTTATAGATGCACTATTTACGTCAACAAGTGCGGTTTGTGTGACCGGATTAATTACTGTGGATACTGCAACTTATTTTACAAAATTTGGACAAGTAGTAATTATGCTTTTATTTCAAATAGGTGGATTAGGTTTAATGACGTTTACCACTTTTTTTGCATTATTTCTTGCTGGAGGTTTAGGAATAAAAGAAAGAATTGTGCTGAACGATTTGCTTAACGAAGAAAATTTAGGCGCTGTTACTAAAATTTTATCTTATTTGTTGTTAATAACCTTTACGGTTGAAATAATAGGCGCTGTAATTTTGTTCTTAAGTTCTCATAAGTCGTTTGCCAGCACTCAGGATGCGGTGTTTACATCATTGTTTCATTCAATTTCTGCTTTTTGTAATGCGGGTTTCTCGTTGTTCTCGTTAAATCTGATGGACCCAATTGTTAAGACAAACTATGTTTACACAACCACAATAGCAATGCTAATAATAATTGGCGGAATTGGATTCCCCACGATAATGAGTATCCTAAACTTTCGGAAAATAACTGAGCGCCACAGAGCAATAAACTTCAACCTTCCGCTGCAAACCAGAATTGTATTAATGACTACTTTACTTCTAATTGTATTCGGGACATTTATAACATATATACTCGAATATGATAACTCCTTACGAGGGATGAATTTTTTTGCTCAATTACATGCAGCATTTTTTCAATCAGTCACTGCCAGAACAGCAGGTTTTAACACGATTAACTTTGGGTCGGTTTATGTCTCAACTGCAATCTTCTATTATTTTTTGATGTTTGTTGGTGCTTCGCCCGGCGGTACTGGCGGTGGAATAAAAACCACTACATTTGCTATTTTAATTAAAGGCACTTATTCGATATTAAAAAATCAGAAAAATGTTGTTATAAAAAACAGATCAATATCAAATGAAATAGTTATTAAGGCGCTTATTAAGACTGGTTTAAGCATATTTTTTATTACTTTAGGAATATTCTTTTTAACAATGACAGAAAAAGCCAATTTAGCTGATATTTCTTTTGAAGCTTTTAGCGCTTTTGGGACTGTTGGTTTATCGCGCGGCATTACCTTTTCTTTAACTGGAATTGGTAAGTTTGTTATTGTTATGCTTATGTTTATTGGAAGAGTAGGTCCAATATCTTTTCTCTACACATTTATGCGTAAGCCTGAACCAGTCTATTACGATTTGCCTGGAGAAAATATTTCAATATTATAA
- a CDS encoding mechanosensitive ion channel domain-containing protein has translation MKFVFVKIVFIITVAFVQLIIAQDSLKSDQSSNIKKISDTSSNLSSPNKIVLQDSVNIQTFTSSKKDSSFVNQIKGKKSVNTNKTSSNSNTFVKESLKYNNKIFDVIKQINFFTLLEVVILILIATWIFNLLNKTAKSKFFKKLPSAYFKILTLIRIIFAVIIFYILITLLFGSSKEIILLIILLLMLLIGVSSVPLWKNFMGGLLIFYNPPFEVGDFIKIHTHEGKVLEIHWLFTSIVTDDNSRITIPNSIFLQQPVENVNVGQAEHLISIEFEIPMNLPLEKVSDVLKQAAISTPYAHSKYKPEVFLKKVDMQRKVNVFETNLYIFDRAYENEARNYLNESIISEIKKIEEFN, from the coding sequence ATGAAATTTGTTTTTGTAAAAATAGTATTTATTATAACTGTTGCTTTTGTACAACTCATTATAGCACAAGATAGTTTAAAATCAGATCAATCAAGTAACATTAAGAAAATATCCGATACCTCTTCAAACCTATCAAGTCCTAATAAAATTGTGCTGCAGGATAGTGTGAACATACAAACGTTCACCTCAAGCAAGAAAGATTCCTCTTTTGTTAATCAGATAAAGGGAAAAAAATCGGTAAACACAAATAAAACTTCCTCTAACTCCAATACTTTTGTTAAAGAAAGTCTTAAATACAACAATAAGATATTCGATGTAATTAAACAGATAAATTTTTTCACTCTTTTGGAAGTAGTAATATTAATTCTAATTGCCACTTGGATTTTCAATCTATTAAATAAAACAGCTAAATCTAAGTTTTTTAAAAAGCTACCTTCAGCTTATTTTAAAATACTTACCTTAATAAGAATAATTTTCGCTGTCATTATATTCTATATTCTAATTACACTTCTTTTTGGTTCATCAAAAGAAATAATATTGTTAATTATTTTACTTTTGATGTTGCTTATCGGTGTGTCATCTGTTCCTCTATGGAAAAATTTTATGGGTGGGCTTTTAATTTTCTACAATCCTCCTTTTGAAGTAGGGGACTTTATTAAAATTCACACTCACGAAGGTAAAGTACTAGAAATTCATTGGCTTTTTACTTCAATTGTTACTGATGATAATAGTCGAATCACTATTCCGAATTCTATTTTTTTGCAGCAGCCTGTAGAAAATGTCAACGTTGGGCAAGCCGAACATTTGATTTCAATTGAATTTGAAATTCCGATGAACCTACCGCTTGAAAAAGTATCTGACGTTTTAAAACAAGCTGCTATTTCAACTCCATATGCCCATAGTAAGTATAAACCTGAGGTCTTTTTAAAGAAAGTTGATATGCAAAGAAAAGTAAATGTTTTTGAAACTAACTTGTATATTTTTGACAGGGCTTATGAAAATGAGGCAAGAAACTACTTAAATGAATCTATTATTTCGGAAATAAAAAAAATTGAGGAATTTAATTGA
- a CDS encoding cation:proton antiporter, protein MTAIIRRFFIIGILFGIFLFVQTIQVTSTAIIHPRTLASLGFIILASFAFGEVFALLKLPRVIGYILIGIFFGPYSHFIFNTTFLEIFNLKILEDLNLVNNVTLSIIALIAGMELKIANIRNFIKPISLILLFKVIFIFTLVTLLIYLASPFIPFLINAGWQAVISSGLILSVIALGTSIELTLVVANDSNAKGRFIDLILGTAIVKDLLIILLLAVVLTISVALTSPTGILDTEVFVELSKELLLSLVLGVFLGAASILYLKYVNAEMLIYILALVIFGSQISNSLHLETLVVFVAAGFIIKNYSKDEVNFHNPLEKLSLPVFITFFTVVGASINLVSVTEALLIGLVIFVIRGLALFFSVRIASKISKETKEVIDYGWLGFFSIGGLILGLSIIIAERLPGLGDGLKSLITSLAALNIFIGPIFLKIGIIKAKKVSDEREALTKTNIPADEVKKEAEEKIPKKLKQRFVEPNLADEKLNSSLYNILFKVNDILTQFDRKFIQSRGEESTELVISLTEKYTEEYQALRNAIIKPGASPFMIRNEILKAQKNIADWLIALSIERKQIESHILRLEPLVQELFYSFIDLTDGLQTEYYVELEKEKYTIAREDSFYVKYRKFLYRTKLFVNRIFNKHYKLLRKIDYKNLAKYYLVGESSQEILEAVNLVGVERLTTLRIVKSFYSQMNHDLEELIKLLIEERDNPVLSNILLEKLDEIHQQTVNAITVYTSQINSTTEEISNRLYYAIANPFNHLIETLKTAGTYEYKEKNFRFSKVYYKSETAKEIALQSIRYWALYYFGILGLFQKEAYINRLKVRIYEIVNSSLIGVSEEINNNLRITTNNLAKKISAFSNELPAYETKPANELETIFITKKDDEFLNTINKHIKTLESIKASRKISLFFENLIKGLTEIVNELPDKIELLEETELEFKNRTPQAAQLKTIPLRDAAKSLLSKKLPREISEVNELLINQLNLISIEVKNFVLIVTFHFDSAVKEIRNNGMGIKVALDLSKSFCEKMLDRISQINQLIDSLEHNIITKVNEKVDSIIKETNELILKRSSWDIELFVGKEKRKIKLFLYLQKTTHTISYLLRKYSIAIKRGYKKYFQDIIHDLLVKYHLKKVKIEEISTENVLQIQSNLEKLPYIYKKLFDGTPLETSDFYIGQDEVQAAIQFVLNNFINNRKSSIILIGEPGSGKRSLVNSIVNTELSDKNFIRYSFDETVTDRDAFLRIVSELLGYKRTLSTDELISLLNDRTNKRIIILENLNKLFLKKIGGYDALNTFKYILAVTSHNTLWLCSIGKYSWDFIDKNFSFGDLFERKIFINALHRKDVKSIILKRHSATGYGIEFIPDQIQRFRSKIIKPRSVEEEQRKLSEEYFNRLEEYSEGNIVVAMYYWLLSIEKIKENKIYIKSPKKIVSKVLSNMDHLYHLTLSVLLLHGSLTDYEHAEIFRVPIETSQEILNTLVSLNLIRKDQIEVGGNIYFINKFLFKIIENELVRRNIR, encoded by the coding sequence ATGACAGCAATTATACGAAGATTTTTTATAATAGGAATTTTGTTTGGCATTTTTTTATTTGTACAAACTATTCAGGTTACTTCTACTGCAATAATACATCCTAGAACCCTCGCTTCGCTTGGGTTCATTATCCTTGCTTCGTTCGCTTTTGGAGAAGTCTTTGCTTTGTTAAAACTCCCCCGCGTAATAGGTTATATTTTAATAGGCATATTTTTTGGTCCTTACTCTCACTTTATTTTTAATACTACCTTTCTTGAGATATTTAATCTTAAAATCCTTGAAGACCTCAATCTCGTTAATAATGTTACATTAAGCATAATCGCGCTAATAGCTGGAATGGAATTAAAGATAGCAAATATCAGAAATTTCATTAAGCCGATTTCTCTTATTCTTTTGTTCAAAGTTATATTCATTTTTACCCTTGTAACTTTATTAATTTATCTTGCGTCTCCTTTTATTCCTTTTCTAATAAACGCCGGGTGGCAAGCCGTAATTTCCTCCGGATTAATTTTATCTGTTATTGCACTTGGAACATCAATAGAACTAACTCTTGTTGTTGCAAATGATTCTAATGCAAAAGGACGATTTATTGATTTGATTTTAGGTACGGCAATAGTTAAGGACTTGTTAATTATACTTCTATTAGCTGTGGTGTTAACAATCTCTGTTGCGTTAACTTCGCCAACTGGTATTTTAGATACTGAAGTTTTCGTAGAGCTTAGCAAAGAGCTATTACTTTCTCTGGTTTTGGGTGTTTTTCTTGGAGCTGCTTCAATTCTATACCTCAAATATGTCAATGCCGAAATGCTTATTTACATTTTAGCATTAGTAATATTTGGCAGTCAAATTTCTAACTCACTCCACTTAGAAACATTAGTGGTTTTTGTTGCTGCAGGGTTTATAATAAAAAACTACAGTAAGGACGAGGTTAATTTTCATAACCCATTAGAAAAGCTTTCCCTTCCTGTGTTTATAACATTTTTTACAGTTGTTGGTGCTTCAATTAATTTAGTTTCTGTTACTGAAGCACTTTTAATTGGCCTTGTAATTTTTGTGATACGAGGTTTAGCACTGTTTTTTTCAGTACGCATAGCTTCTAAAATTTCAAAAGAAACAAAAGAAGTGATAGACTACGGTTGGCTTGGCTTTTTCTCTATTGGGGGTCTAATCTTAGGGCTATCGATTATAATTGCTGAACGGCTACCTGGACTTGGTGACGGTCTTAAAAGTTTAATAACTTCTTTAGCAGCGCTGAATATTTTTATAGGACCTATCTTTTTAAAAATAGGTATAATAAAAGCCAAAAAAGTTTCTGACGAACGTGAAGCTTTAACTAAAACAAATATTCCTGCTGATGAAGTAAAAAAAGAAGCTGAAGAAAAAATACCTAAAAAGCTTAAACAGCGCTTCGTAGAACCAAATTTGGCAGATGAAAAATTAAATAGTTCACTTTATAATATTCTATTTAAAGTAAACGATATTCTCACTCAATTTGACCGTAAATTTATACAATCACGCGGTGAAGAATCTACCGAGCTTGTTATTAGTTTAACTGAAAAGTACACTGAGGAATATCAAGCACTGAGAAATGCAATTATTAAGCCTGGTGCCTCACCGTTCATGATAAGAAATGAAATATTAAAAGCCCAAAAAAACATAGCTGACTGGCTAATTGCTTTAAGTATTGAAAGAAAGCAAATAGAAAGTCATATACTGCGACTTGAGCCTTTAGTACAAGAGCTGTTTTATTCTTTTATTGATTTAACTGATGGGCTTCAAACCGAATATTATGTTGAGCTCGAAAAAGAAAAATATACAATTGCTAGAGAGGATTCATTTTATGTTAAATACAGAAAATTTTTATATAGAACAAAATTATTTGTTAATAGAATATTTAATAAACATTATAAACTGCTAAGAAAGATAGACTATAAAAATTTAGCAAAATATTACTTAGTGGGTGAATCTTCTCAAGAAATTCTCGAAGCAGTTAACCTTGTTGGAGTGGAACGGCTTACTACTTTAAGAATTGTTAAATCTTTTTACAGTCAAATGAATCATGACCTTGAAGAATTGATAAAACTTCTTATAGAAGAACGCGATAATCCTGTTCTGTCTAATATTTTATTGGAAAAGCTTGATGAAATTCACCAGCAAACGGTTAATGCCATTACAGTTTATACATCCCAGATTAATTCAACTACAGAAGAAATAAGTAATAGATTATACTACGCTATTGCCAATCCTTTTAATCACCTTATTGAAACATTAAAAACAGCAGGCACTTATGAATATAAAGAGAAGAATTTTCGGTTTTCTAAGGTTTACTATAAAAGTGAAACAGCAAAAGAAATTGCATTGCAATCAATACGGTACTGGGCTTTATACTATTTTGGAATTTTAGGCTTGTTTCAAAAGGAAGCGTATATCAACAGGTTGAAAGTTAGAATTTATGAAATAGTTAATTCATCGCTAATCGGTGTTTCAGAAGAGATTAATAACAATTTGCGTATTACCACTAACAATTTAGCTAAAAAAATCTCAGCTTTTTCTAACGAACTACCAGCCTATGAAACTAAACCAGCTAATGAACTTGAAACCATTTTTATAACTAAAAAAGATGATGAATTTTTAAACACTATAAATAAACACATAAAAACTCTTGAATCTATTAAAGCAAGCAGAAAGATTAGTCTGTTCTTCGAAAATTTAATCAAGGGGCTAACTGAAATAGTTAACGAACTGCCGGATAAAATTGAACTGCTTGAGGAAACTGAGTTGGAATTTAAGAACAGGACACCACAAGCAGCTCAATTAAAAACTATACCATTGAGAGATGCAGCCAAAAGTCTATTGAGCAAAAAACTCCCTCGTGAAATTAGCGAAGTTAATGAACTGCTAATTAATCAACTAAATTTAATTTCTATCGAAGTGAAAAATTTTGTTCTTATTGTAACATTTCATTTTGATTCGGCTGTTAAAGAAATAAGAAATAATGGAATGGGTATTAAAGTAGCGTTGGACCTCAGTAAGTCCTTCTGCGAAAAAATGCTCGATAGAATATCGCAAATAAATCAATTAATAGACAGCCTTGAACATAACATTATTACTAAAGTAAACGAAAAAGTCGATAGTATAATTAAAGAAACAAATGAACTTATCTTAAAGAGATCAAGTTGGGATATTGAATTATTTGTTGGTAAAGAGAAAAGAAAAATTAAATTATTTTTATATCTGCAAAAAACTACCCACACTATTTCCTATCTGCTTAGAAAATACTCGATAGCAATTAAAAGGGGCTACAAAAAATATTTTCAAGATATTATACATGACTTATTGGTTAAATATCATCTTAAAAAAGTAAAAATCGAGGAGATCTCTACAGAAAATGTATTGCAAATCCAAAGCAATCTTGAAAAGCTTCCTTACATTTATAAAAAGCTTTTTGATGGCACTCCTTTAGAAACATCAGATTTTTACATAGGACAAGATGAGGTTCAAGCTGCTATACAGTTTGTTCTGAATAATTTTATTAATAATAGAAAATCTTCTATTATTCTTATTGGTGAACCTGGTAGCGGCAAAAGAAGTCTTGTTAATTCAATTGTAAACACAGAATTAAGCGATAAAAATTTTATTCGCTATAGTTTTGACGAGACCGTGACAGATAGGGATGCTTTCTTAAGAATTGTTAGTGAATTATTGGGTTATAAACGAACGCTTTCAACAGATGAATTAATTTCACTTTTGAACGATAGAACCAATAAAAGAATTATTATTTTAGAAAACCTCAATAAACTTTTTCTTAAAAAAATAGGCGGGTATGATGCATTAAACACTTTTAAATATATACTGGCAGTTACAAGTCACAATACTTTATGGCTGTGTTCAATTGGTAAGTATTCTTGGGATTTTATAGACAAGAACTTCAGCTTTGGTGATTTATTTGAAAGAAAAATTTTTATAAATGCTTTACATAGGAAAGATGTAAAATCGATAATTCTAAAAAGACACAGTGCAACTGGCTACGGAATTGAGTTCATACCAGATCAAATTCAGCGATTCAGATCTAAAATAATTAAACCGAGATCCGTTGAAGAAGAACAAAGGAAACTTTCAGAAGAATACTTTAATCGACTTGAAGAATATTCCGAAGGCAATATTGTTGTTGCAATGTATTATTGGCTGCTTTCGATTGAAAAAATAAAAGAAAATAAAATATACATTAAATCGCCCAAGAAAATAGTTTCAAAAGTATTGTCTAATATGGATCATCTTTATCATCTCACCTTATCTGTTTTGCTGTTGCACGGCTCTTTGACCGATTATGAACATGCAGAGATATTTCGGGTTCCAATCGAAACATCGCAAGAAATTCTAAATACGCTCGTTTCTCTCAATTTAATTAGAAAAGACCAAATTGAAGTTGGCGGCAATATTTATTTTATTAATAAATTTTTGTTCAAGATAATCGAAAACGAATTGGTAAGGCGAAATATTAGATGA